In one window of Clupea harengus chromosome 4, Ch_v2.0.2, whole genome shotgun sequence DNA:
- the camk1gb gene encoding calcium/calmodulin-dependent protein kinase IGb isoform X1 — protein sequence MSVSLKATHLSQRSIAFTNAVLYQCCPCISPRTYRRKRKNCWSCYMPEEIPVENQSDMGRKEADYEWKKTTEDIQEVFDVMEVLGSGAFSEVFMVKEKKTGKLFAMKCVKKKNKRDLNLENEIAVLRRIQHENVVCLEDFYESRTHYYLLMQLVTGGELFDRILDRGMYSEKDASHVIQQVLEAVGYLHKNGIVHRDLKPENLLYYSPDENSKIMISDFGLSKIEDNGIMSTACGTPGYVAPEVLAQKPYSKAVDCWSIGVITYILLCGYPPFYEETETRLFSKIMKGQYEFDSPFWDDISESAKDFIRNMMQKDPKMRYTTDLALRHPWIIGKTARSQDIYHSVSEQMQKNFVKSKWKQAYNAAVAINHMRKLQLAHSEMAMRQNSVVIPEVNVIEASTIAPAVEPHKEPNSDEVNGNLPASQSTVMGHVSVPHSCSEPRSHYEAALSGSQSGPQPTRPHGGTLPIHAGTLTNAERGKHVYQSEPANLNGYGSRGANRWGQSLQTAVCSVM from the exons ATGTCCGTGTCTTTAAAAGCAACGCACCTGTCGCAGCGCTCTATCGCCTTCACCAACGCGGTTCTCTACCAGTGCTGTCCGTGTATTAGTCCCCGCACTTACCGCAGGAAGAGAAAAAACTGCTGGAGTTGTTACATGCCCGAAG AAATCCCGGTTGAAAATCAATCAGACATGGGTCGCAAGGAGGCTGACTATGAGTGGAAGAAGACCACAGAGGACATCCAGGAGGTGTTTGATGTTATGGAAGTGCTTGGATC tgggGCATTCTCTGAGGTCTTCAtggtgaaagagaagaagacCGGAAAGCTCTTTGCCATGAAAtgtgtgaagaagaagaacaagagggATTTGAACCTGGAGAATGAGATTGCCGTGTTGAGGAG gATCCAACATGAAAACGTGGTGTGTCTGGAGGATTTCTATGAGAGCCGGACCCATTACTATCTCCTCATGCAGCT tgtgACTGGAGGGGAGTTGTTTGACCGGATCCTAGACAGGGGCATGTACTCGGAGAAGGATGCCAGTCACGTCATCCAACAGGTGCTGGAGGCTGTCGGCTATCTGCACAAGAACGGCATCGTTCATAGAGAcctaaag cctgagAATCTGCTGTACTACAGTCCAGATGAGAACTCTAAGATCATGATTAGCGATTTTGGTCTGTCTAAGATTGAGGACAATGGCATCATGTCCACTGCCTGTGGAACACCTGGTTATGTGG CCCCTGAGGTGCTGGCTcagaagccttacagcaaaGCAGTGGACTGCTGGTCCATTGGAGTCATCACATACATTCT TCTGTGCGGCTATCCCCCCTTCTATGAGGAAACAGAGACTCGTCTCTTCTCTAAGATCATGAAGGGGCAATATGAGTTTGACTCTCCATTCTGGGATGACATCTCAGAATCTG CCAAAGACTTCATTCGTAACATGATGCAGAAGGACCCAAAGATGCGCTACACCACTGACCTGGCCCTCAGGCACCCCTG GATCATTGGAAAGACAGCACGCAGTCAAGACATCTATCACTCTGTCAGTGAGCAAATGCAGAAAAACTTTGTCAAGTCCAAGTGGAAG cAAGCCTATAATGCCGCAGTGGCTATCAACCACATGAGGAAGCTGCAGCTGGCTCATTCTGAGATGGCCATGCGTCAGAACAGTGTTGTCATTCCAGAAGTCAATGTCATCGAGGCGTCCACCATTGCCCCAGCCGTGGAGCCCCACAAGGAGCCCAACAGCGATGAGGTTAATGGCAACCTCCCGGCCAGTCAGAGCACAGTTATGGGTCACGTGAGCGTGCCACACAGCTGTAGTGAGCCCAGGAGCCATTACGAGGCAGCCCTGAGCGGCAGCCAGAGTGGGCCTCAGCCTACACGCCCCCACGGTGGCACGCTGCCCATCCACGCAGGCACACTCACCAATGCTGAAAGGGGCAAGCATGTCTACCAATCTGAGCCAGCCAACCTAAATGG GTATGGCAGTAGAGGCGCCAATCGTTGGGGCCAGAGTCTGCAGACGGCTGTGTGCTCCGTCATGTGA
- the camk1gb gene encoding calcium/calmodulin-dependent protein kinase IGb isoform X2 has protein sequence MGRKEADYEWKKTTEDIQEVFDVMEVLGSGAFSEVFMVKEKKTGKLFAMKCVKKKNKRDLNLENEIAVLRRIQHENVVCLEDFYESRTHYYLLMQLVTGGELFDRILDRGMYSEKDASHVIQQVLEAVGYLHKNGIVHRDLKPENLLYYSPDENSKIMISDFGLSKIEDNGIMSTACGTPGYVAPEVLAQKPYSKAVDCWSIGVITYILLCGYPPFYEETETRLFSKIMKGQYEFDSPFWDDISESAKDFIRNMMQKDPKMRYTTDLALRHPWIIGKTARSQDIYHSVSEQMQKNFVKSKWKQAYNAAVAINHMRKLQLAHSEMAMRQNSVVIPEVNVIEASTIAPAVEPHKEPNSDEVNGNLPASQSTVMGHVSVPHSCSEPRSHYEAALSGSQSGPQPTRPHGGTLPIHAGTLTNAERGKHVYQSEPANLNGYGSRGANRWGQSLQTAVCSVM, from the exons ATGGGTCGCAAGGAGGCTGACTATGAGTGGAAGAAGACCACAGAGGACATCCAGGAGGTGTTTGATGTTATGGAAGTGCTTGGATC tgggGCATTCTCTGAGGTCTTCAtggtgaaagagaagaagacCGGAAAGCTCTTTGCCATGAAAtgtgtgaagaagaagaacaagagggATTTGAACCTGGAGAATGAGATTGCCGTGTTGAGGAG gATCCAACATGAAAACGTGGTGTGTCTGGAGGATTTCTATGAGAGCCGGACCCATTACTATCTCCTCATGCAGCT tgtgACTGGAGGGGAGTTGTTTGACCGGATCCTAGACAGGGGCATGTACTCGGAGAAGGATGCCAGTCACGTCATCCAACAGGTGCTGGAGGCTGTCGGCTATCTGCACAAGAACGGCATCGTTCATAGAGAcctaaag cctgagAATCTGCTGTACTACAGTCCAGATGAGAACTCTAAGATCATGATTAGCGATTTTGGTCTGTCTAAGATTGAGGACAATGGCATCATGTCCACTGCCTGTGGAACACCTGGTTATGTGG CCCCTGAGGTGCTGGCTcagaagccttacagcaaaGCAGTGGACTGCTGGTCCATTGGAGTCATCACATACATTCT TCTGTGCGGCTATCCCCCCTTCTATGAGGAAACAGAGACTCGTCTCTTCTCTAAGATCATGAAGGGGCAATATGAGTTTGACTCTCCATTCTGGGATGACATCTCAGAATCTG CCAAAGACTTCATTCGTAACATGATGCAGAAGGACCCAAAGATGCGCTACACCACTGACCTGGCCCTCAGGCACCCCTG GATCATTGGAAAGACAGCACGCAGTCAAGACATCTATCACTCTGTCAGTGAGCAAATGCAGAAAAACTTTGTCAAGTCCAAGTGGAAG cAAGCCTATAATGCCGCAGTGGCTATCAACCACATGAGGAAGCTGCAGCTGGCTCATTCTGAGATGGCCATGCGTCAGAACAGTGTTGTCATTCCAGAAGTCAATGTCATCGAGGCGTCCACCATTGCCCCAGCCGTGGAGCCCCACAAGGAGCCCAACAGCGATGAGGTTAATGGCAACCTCCCGGCCAGTCAGAGCACAGTTATGGGTCACGTGAGCGTGCCACACAGCTGTAGTGAGCCCAGGAGCCATTACGAGGCAGCCCTGAGCGGCAGCCAGAGTGGGCCTCAGCCTACACGCCCCCACGGTGGCACGCTGCCCATCCACGCAGGCACACTCACCAATGCTGAAAGGGGCAAGCATGTCTACCAATCTGAGCCAGCCAACCTAAATGG GTATGGCAGTAGAGGCGCCAATCGTTGGGGCCAGAGTCTGCAGACGGCTGTGTGCTCCGTCATGTGA
- the g0s2 gene encoding G0/G1 switch protein 2 — MDLKDSSPTDTGTTLPILGIVVLVCPFISVELKMQNMQEVLPFAREMLEQGTSGRLLKIYLLGSGLAVCGMVGGLVDAASFIFGEKDTISMETVRFEPVKAVKEQMVPVEPVVPVVPVEPVEPVNTAESAADIFEDQEIFAKAKQNPAITQRRRSRSFAS; from the exons ATGGATCTCAAAGACTCCTCACCCACTGATACTGGTACAACACTACCCATACTAGGTATCGTCGTTTTGGTCTGTCCTTTCAT CTCAGTCGAGTTGAAGATGCAAAACATGCAAGAGGTTCTTCCATTTGCCCGTGAGATGCTGGAGCAGGGCACCAGCGGGAGGCTCCTGAAGATCTACCTGCTGGGCTCGGGCCTAGCAGTCTGTGGGATGGTGGGGGGTCTGGTGGATGCCGCCTCCTTCATTTTTGGTGAGAAGGATACCATCTCCATGGAGACCGTGAGGTTTGAGCCCGTGAAAGCTGTGAAAGAGCAGATGGTGCCCGTGGAGCCGGTGGTGCCCGTGGTGCCCGTGGAGCCCGTGGAGCCTGTCAACACTGCTGAGAGCGCAGCTGATATTTTTGAGGATCAAGAGATTTTTGCCAAAGCCAAGCAGAACCCAGCCATCACACAGAGAAGAAGGAGCCGCTCCTTTGCGTCCTAG